One stretch of Arcobacter sp. LA11 DNA includes these proteins:
- a CDS encoding rhodanese-like domain-containing protein: MNEQIKHYEDKLKYEIDSWDLNESLKVSDSIIVIDARSKSAYEHERIPNSINIPHKTMNDNTTKNLPKNRIYVTYCDGIGCNASTKGALNMARLGFQVKELIGGIEWWIRDGHQTHGKNARKNKNIQCAC; this comes from the coding sequence ATGAATGAACAAATAAAACATTATGAAGATAAATTAAAATATGAAATAGATTCTTGGGATTTAAATGAGTCTTTAAAGGTATCAGATTCTATAATAGTTATTGATGCAAGAAGCAAAAGTGCATATGAGCATGAACGAATTCCAAACTCAATAAATATACCACATAAAACTATGAATGATAACACTACAAAGAATTTACCTAAAAATAGAATATACGTGACATATTGTGATGGAATAGGGTGTAACGCTTCTACAAAAGGAGCTTTAAATATGGCAAGACTAGGTTTTCAAGTAAAAGAGTTAATTGGTGGCATTGAATGGTGGATTAGAGATGGTCATCAGACGCATGGCAAAAATGCAAGAAAAAACAAAAATATCCAATGTGCTTGTTAA
- a CDS encoding ABC transporter permease: protein MNLFTDGFNEALELLMSGDESVYSAITTTVTVSSWSLLISLIIGLPLGFFLGYYNFPGKPIVRTIVDTLLALPTVVIGLIAYTMLSQAGPFGEYNLLFTQRAIIIGQIVLGLPIIIALTAAQVEVVDKRLYISLKGLGAHSRQILTATLIEARFGIMTAAMTAYGRIITEIGISMMVGGNIKYHTRTVTTAIALETGKGEFVTGIALGLVLFAVALMVNIALSMLKRNWEQ, encoded by the coding sequence ATGAATTTATTTACTGATGGTTTTAATGAAGCTTTAGAATTGTTAATGTCTGGAGATGAGAGTGTCTACTCTGCAATTACAACTACAGTAACAGTATCTTCTTGGTCTTTATTAATTAGCTTGATTATTGGTCTTCCTCTTGGTTTTTTTCTGGGTTATTATAATTTCCCAGGAAAACCAATAGTTAGGACAATTGTTGATACATTATTAGCTTTGCCAACTGTAGTAATTGGGTTAATCGCTTATACAATGTTATCTCAAGCTGGACCATTTGGTGAATACAATTTACTTTTTACTCAACGAGCAATAATAATTGGTCAAATTGTTTTAGGGCTTCCAATTATTATTGCTTTAACTGCTGCACAAGTTGAAGTAGTTGATAAAAGGTTGTATATCTCTTTAAAAGGCCTTGGCGCTCATTCAAGACAGATTTTAACCGCAACTTTGATTGAAGCTAGATTTGGGATTATGACAGCTGCAATGACTGCTTATGGAAGAATTATCACAGAAATTGGAATTTCTATGATGGTTGGTGGAAATATCAAATATCATACAAGAACAGTAACAACTGCAATTGCACTTGAAACTGGAAAAGGTGAATTTGTAACTGGAATTGCACTAGGCTTAGTTTTATTTGCCGTTGCTTTGATGGTTAATATTGCATTATCTATGTTAAAAAGGAATTGGGAACAATGA
- a CDS encoding LysE family translocator: MENLDFWLLYILTVFIASIIPGPSMLLALTHGLKYGTKISIATAIGNTTASMIQASIAVTGLGIVLTTSTTLFMIIKYAGAIYLIYLGIKLFKTPFNIDNEKEKLKKEDVKLRKLFTEAFIVAASNPKALVFFTALFPQFISEGQNNILHYSLLVIILGVIAFVCMMIYTISANLIKELFNKSSLSKYFGKVVGSLFISLGAGLAFAKKS; this comes from the coding sequence ATGGAAAATTTAGATTTTTGGCTTTTATATATTTTAACAGTATTTATTGCATCGATTATTCCAGGACCAAGTATGCTTCTAGCTCTTACTCATGGATTGAAATATGGTACAAAAATTTCTATTGCTACAGCAATTGGAAATACAACTGCATCAATGATACAAGCTTCTATTGCAGTTACTGGTCTTGGAATTGTTCTAACTACATCTACAACACTTTTCATGATTATAAAATATGCAGGAGCAATATATTTAATATATTTAGGAATAAAACTATTTAAAACACCATTTAACATAGATAATGAAAAAGAAAAATTAAAAAAAGAAGATGTAAAATTGCGTAAATTATTTACAGAAGCATTTATTGTTGCAGCTTCAAATCCAAAAGCATTAGTATTTTTTACAGCCCTATTCCCTCAGTTTATTAGCGAAGGACAAAATAATATACTACACTATAGTTTATTAGTAATTATACTTGGTGTTATCGCATTTGTTTGTATGATGATATATACTATTAGTGCAAATTTAATAAAAGAGTTGTTTAATAAATCTTCTTTATCAAAATACTTTGGTAAAGTAGTAGGTAGCTTATTTATAAGTCTTGGTGCAGGTTTAGCATTTGCTAAAAAATCATAA
- a CDS encoding pyridoxamine 5'-phosphate oxidase family protein: protein MKKAFEITDKKIIDDILNEAQFGTLALCSNNKPYSLPINFVELNGEIFFHGSKKGKKISIIKENTNASFSVVEDCSLIPSYFSTDKGDACPATHFFKSIIIDGKIEFVENYNEKANALESLMQKLQKEGKYIPLNDETYKKAINATCLFKLIPNEIRAKFKLGQHLKKDRFERICEHLQERGTKKDLETLKLMKQFYK from the coding sequence ATGAAAAAAGCTTTTGAAATAACAGATAAGAAAATAATAGATGATATTTTAAATGAAGCACAATTTGGGACATTAGCTTTATGTTCAAATAATAAACCTTACTCTTTACCTATAAACTTTGTAGAGTTAAATGGAGAAATTTTCTTTCATGGATCGAAGAAGGGCAAAAAGATTAGTATTATAAAAGAGAATACAAATGCTTCTTTTTCTGTAGTAGAAGATTGTTCTTTAATTCCTTCGTATTTTAGTACAGATAAAGGTGATGCTTGTCCTGCAACTCACTTTTTTAAATCTATAATAATTGATGGAAAAATAGAATTTGTAGAAAATTATAATGAAAAAGCTAATGCTTTAGAGTCTTTAATGCAAAAACTTCAAAAAGAGGGTAAATATATACCTTTAAATGATGAAACGTACAAAAAGGCAATAAATGCTACATGTCTGTTTAAATTAATACCAAATGAAATAAGAGCCAAATTTAAGTTAGGACAACATCTTAAAAAAGACAGGTTTGAAAGAATTTGTGAGCACTTACAAGAAAGAGGAACTAAAAAAGATTTAGAAACTTTAAAGCTTATGAAACAATTTTATAAATAA
- a CDS encoding cysteine desulfurase, whose amino-acid sequence MYKLNFLQYPEVNTIQIDSSKALEALKDNTNVETFIKKFRLTFGFKSLNTFSFSKDGFLSMMLSLKGKILVSSGESQAIIDAANAYKQLGFDIEFISLKKDGHINYEEIKRCDYIFISSYIMDTYVKVDLEKVKELSDGKIISNISSSFDVKYCDIALLESFKLTGFSFSSIILHNEVFEEQYLGSIDTIAVYEISNAVDSFRGISEYKNEFKSCIDKEIGDDIYYFVNPNDTLPYTLHFGLKGIKAREIIRTLSLGDIYVTNGEGCSLGLSKPSRVLQEMGYEEIESRWALSLSFSKELNSEDILFLAKTIAKKYRQVKALNG is encoded by the coding sequence ATGTATAAGTTAAATTTTTTACAGTATCCAGAAGTTAATACTATACAAATAGATAGTAGTAAGGCACTAGAGGCATTAAAAGATAATACTAATGTAGAAACTTTTATAAAAAAATTTAGATTGACATTTGGATTTAAGTCATTAAATACTTTTTCTTTTTCAAAAGATGGCTTTTTATCAATGATGTTAAGTTTAAAAGGAAAAATATTAGTGAGCTCTGGTGAAAGCCAGGCAATTATTGATGCTGCGAATGCATATAAACAATTAGGTTTTGATATTGAATTTATATCTTTAAAAAAAGATGGACATATAAATTATGAAGAGATAAAAAGATGTGATTATATTTTTATCTCTTCATACATTATGGATACGTATGTAAAAGTAGATTTAGAAAAAGTAAAAGAGTTGTCAGATGGAAAGATTATCTCAAATATTAGTTCTTCTTTTGACGTAAAGTATTGTGATATTGCATTATTAGAATCATTTAAATTAACTGGTTTTTCTTTTTCTTCTATTATTTTGCATAATGAAGTTTTTGAAGAACAATATCTTGGTTCAATTGATACTATTGCAGTTTATGAAATATCAAATGCAGTTGATAGTTTTAGAGGAATCTCTGAATATAAAAATGAATTTAAATCATGTATAGACAAAGAGATTGGAGATGATATCTATTACTTTGTTAATCCTAATGATACTTTACCTTATACACTTCATTTTGGACTAAAAGGAATAAAAGCTAGAGAGATTATTAGGACGCTTTCTTTAGGTGATATTTACGTAACAAATGGAGAAGGTTGTTCTTTAGGATTATCAAAACCTTCGCGAGTTTTACAAGAGATGGGATATGAAGAAATAGAATCTAGATGGGCTTTGAGTTTGAGTTTTTCCAAAGAGTTAAATAGTGAAGATATATTGTTTTTAGCAAAAACAATAGCAAAAAAATATAGACAAGTAAAGGCTTTAAATGGTTAA
- a CDS encoding alpha/beta hydrolase, whose amino-acid sequence MKSLILIIIFVYMLITLIVYIFQRSLLYFPTTYTKIDGVEEIYFKFNSIKLQGWVLNKGQEKALIYYGGNAENIEQNIDSFKTLFPNRTVYLINYRGYGKSQGNPTEKNLFADGLKVFDEIKLKHKSISLMGRSLGSGIASYISSKKEVEKLVLITPYDSILNVAKEAYSFLPVSFLLKDKYESFKYVSNIKASTLILYAKKDEVINPKRTKRLINEFKKEQISSVIIKNANHNDISNFKEYSLKLSNFLD is encoded by the coding sequence TTGAAATCATTAATATTAATAATTATATTTGTATATATGCTAATAACATTAATTGTATATATTTTTCAAAGAAGTCTTCTATATTTCCCAACAACTTATACTAAAATAGATGGAGTTGAAGAGATTTATTTTAAATTTAATTCAATAAAACTTCAAGGTTGGGTTTTAAATAAAGGTCAAGAGAAAGCTTTAATTTATTACGGGGGAAATGCAGAAAATATTGAGCAAAATATTGATTCTTTTAAAACATTGTTTCCAAATAGAACTGTATATTTAATTAATTATAGAGGATATGGAAAGAGTCAAGGGAATCCTACAGAAAAAAATCTATTTGCAGATGGATTAAAAGTTTTTGATGAAATAAAATTAAAGCATAAATCTATATCGTTGATGGGTAGAAGTTTAGGTTCAGGAATTGCAAGTTATATCTCTTCTAAAAAAGAAGTTGAAAAATTAGTATTAATAACGCCATATGACAGTATTTTAAATGTGGCAAAAGAAGCATATAGTTTTTTGCCAGTCTCTTTTTTATTAAAAGATAAATATGAATCTTTTAAATATGTTTCCAATATTAAGGCTTCTACTTTAATATTATACGCTAAAAAAGATGAAGTAATAAATCCAAAAAGAACTAAACGTTTAATAAATGAATTCAAAAAAGAGCAGATATCAAGTGTTATTATTAAAAATGCTAATCATAATGATATCTCAAACTTTAAAGAGTATTCTTTAAAACTAAGTAATTTTCTTGATTAA
- a CDS encoding PLP-dependent aminotransferase family protein, whose translation MYIIEKNDKKPLCLQLYQELKNDIIKNYKIGEKIPSIRKIASTYNLSKNTVERAYSQLVVEGYIDSYPKSGYIVTDTKYSDFNTDFSKGKEEKELKEDTLYDFFPARLAKDSFPLKLWKRLFTKVIDDTLDFGMYQKGQGELGLRKQVSQYLIKSRGVKCNSTQIIICNGFADSMGLLAKLLKNSNETLATEFPGYHIARKVFDSHSYKIENIPLLKDGIDLEVLKKSKSRLVYITPSHQYPTGVAMPISKRMKLLEWAKNTNSFIIEDDYDSELNYINRPIPSLQGLDNNNRVIYAGTFSKSLSPAIRVSYLVLPPSILEKFNNFYETRASRVCLTTQKVLEKFIEDGHWDKHLRKIRTKNKKKHNLMKSLLKEKIGNTMKIESQGAGLSIIINPTKQFDWLKLEKLTQKEKIKLYYAKERSGDKWQGLMMGFGGFKEEEIEKAINIFSQLWNKCIIE comes from the coding sequence ATGTATATAATTGAAAAAAATGATAAAAAACCTCTTTGTCTTCAACTTTATCAAGAGTTAAAAAATGATATTATTAAAAACTATAAAATAGGAGAAAAAATTCCTTCTATAAGAAAAATTGCATCAACTTATAACTTAAGTAAAAATACCGTAGAACGAGCTTACTCACAACTTGTTGTAGAAGGATATATAGATAGTTATCCTAAAAGTGGTTATATAGTTACAGATACTAAATATAGTGATTTTAACACTGATTTTTCAAAAGGAAAAGAAGAAAAAGAGTTAAAAGAAGATACTTTATATGATTTCTTTCCAGCAAGATTAGCAAAAGATTCTTTTCCTTTAAAACTTTGGAAAAGACTATTTACAAAAGTTATTGATGATACACTTGATTTTGGAATGTATCAAAAAGGACAAGGTGAATTAGGCTTACGAAAGCAAGTATCACAATATCTTATAAAATCAAGAGGAGTTAAATGTAACTCAACTCAAATTATAATATGTAATGGATTTGCTGACTCTATGGGCTTACTAGCTAAGCTTCTCAAAAATTCAAATGAGACTCTTGCAACAGAGTTCCCAGGTTATCATATTGCTAGAAAAGTTTTTGATTCTCATAGTTATAAAATTGAAAATATTCCACTTCTAAAAGATGGTATAGATTTAGAAGTACTCAAAAAATCTAAATCAAGACTTGTATATATCACACCTTCACACCAATATCCAACAGGTGTGGCAATGCCAATAAGTAAAAGAATGAAACTTCTTGAATGGGCAAAAAATACTAATAGCTTTATTATTGAAGATGATTATGATAGTGAATTAAATTATATAAATAGACCTATCCCTTCACTGCAAGGATTAGATAATAACAACAGAGTAATATATGCAGGTACTTTTTCTAAATCACTATCTCCTGCTATACGAGTTAGTTACTTAGTCCTTCCTCCCTCTATATTAGAAAAGTTTAACAACTTCTATGAAACTAGAGCTTCTAGAGTTTGTTTAACTACTCAAAAAGTTTTGGAAAAATTCATAGAAGACGGGCATTGGGATAAACATTTAAGAAAAATAAGAACGAAAAACAAAAAAAAACATAATCTAATGAAATCACTATTAAAAGAAAAAATTGGTAATACCATGAAAATAGAAAGCCAAGGAGCAGGTTTATCAATAATAATAAATCCTACAAAACAATTTGATTGGTTAAAACTAGAGAAATTAACACAAAAAGAAAAAATAAAGCTCTACTATGCAAAAGAACGAAGCGGAGATAAATGGCAAGGTCTTATGATGGGATTTGGAGGATTTAAAGAAGAAGAAATTGAAAAAGCAATAAATATATTTTCTCAATTATGGAATAAATGTATTATTGAATAA
- a CDS encoding MOSC domain-containing protein — protein sequence MSGKIVSLLISQDTKSSMQKVNQIILEEEKGIFGDRYYNQEGTFSNKGKIEPDRNVTLIEIEKINEFNDKFNENITGEDLRRNIVISNCDLNSLVDKEFQIGNVVLKGIRLCEPCKYLADKLNNQKVLTKMVNKAGLRAQIIKGGSIDMTSQLEI from the coding sequence ATGTCAGGTAAAATCGTAAGTCTTCTTATATCACAAGATACAAAAAGTTCTATGCAAAAAGTAAATCAAATAATTTTAGAAGAAGAAAAAGGTATTTTTGGAGATAGATATTATAATCAAGAAGGAACATTTTCAAATAAAGGGAAAATAGAACCAGATAGAAATGTAACACTAATTGAAATTGAAAAAATAAATGAATTTAATGATAAATTCAATGAAAATATAACAGGTGAAGACCTTAGAAGAAATATTGTTATTTCAAATTGCGATTTAAACTCCCTAGTTGATAAAGAATTCCAAATTGGAAATGTTGTTCTAAAAGGTATTAGACTATGTGAGCCTTGTAAATATCTTGCTGATAAACTAAATAATCAAAAAGTCTTAACCAAAATGGTTAATAAAGCTGGATTAAGAGCTCAAATTATCAAAGGTGGAAGTATTGATATGACTTCACAATTGGAAATATAA
- a CDS encoding molybdopterin molybdotransferase MoeA produces MVKTFLDFDKAVSKSLEVAEVTTLTEIVNIEKSLNRVISQDILCVKNLPSFNNSAMDGFAIKAKDAGKILKVKTTIFAGDNIEASLEEGECYKIMTGAKVPDDVDTIVPIEDIVLYENDEITLKEEIKKGACLRLKGEETATNDLLFKKGEVINSSKVAVLASQGLTMIRVYKKLSIAVVSTGNELKEPWEEANEDEIYNCNSYALISLLSEKGFDATYMGVVPDSLEKSVKFVSSLKNYDVIITTGGISMGDADFVGQAFIENGLEIAFHGVNVKPGRPIMMGTMQKNLGQTFVMCLPGNPLTAMVNMHLFAIPVLNKIQGSNYIFHDITTVQNMQEFKTKTGRVNVVLGSCQKGEFEVTRKNKYGSGMITVLDISNSIVVTNEGRAGIEVGDSVKVIKFNCSYLKEQTSIFN; encoded by the coding sequence ATGGTTAAAACATTCTTAGATTTTGATAAGGCAGTTAGTAAATCTCTTGAAGTAGCAGAGGTAACTACTTTAACTGAAATAGTAAATATAGAAAAAAGTTTAAATCGAGTAATTTCGCAAGATATTTTATGTGTAAAAAATCTTCCATCATTTAATAACTCTGCAATGGATGGATTTGCAATAAAAGCAAAAGATGCAGGAAAAATATTAAAAGTTAAAACTACTATATTTGCAGGAGATAATATTGAAGCATCTCTAGAAGAAGGTGAATGTTATAAAATTATGACGGGTGCAAAAGTACCTGATGATGTAGATACTATAGTTCCTATTGAAGACATAGTTTTATATGAAAATGATGAAATAACTTTAAAAGAAGAAATAAAAAAAGGTGCGTGTCTAAGACTAAAAGGTGAAGAAACAGCTACAAATGATTTATTGTTTAAAAAAGGTGAAGTAATAAATTCTTCAAAAGTAGCAGTTTTAGCCTCTCAAGGGTTAACTATGATAAGGGTTTATAAAAAGCTTTCTATTGCAGTAGTTTCTACTGGAAATGAGTTAAAAGAACCTTGGGAAGAAGCTAATGAAGATGAAATTTATAACTGTAATTCATATGCTTTAATATCTTTACTTTCAGAAAAAGGTTTTGATGCTACATATATGGGTGTAGTTCCTGACAGTTTAGAAAAATCAGTTAAGTTTGTAAGTTCACTAAAAAACTATGATGTAATAATAACTACTGGTGGTATTTCTATGGGAGATGCAGATTTTGTTGGACAAGCCTTTATTGAAAATGGTCTTGAAATTGCATTTCATGGAGTAAATGTAAAACCTGGACGTCCGATTATGATGGGAACAATGCAAAAAAACTTAGGACAAACATTTGTTATGTGTTTACCTGGTAACCCCTTAACTGCGATGGTAAATATGCATCTATTTGCAATACCTGTGCTAAATAAAATTCAAGGTAGTAATTATATTTTTCATGATATTACAACTGTACAAAATATGCAAGAATTTAAAACAAAAACAGGCCGAGTGAATGTTGTACTTGGATCTTGTCAAAAAGGAGAATTTGAAGTAACAAGAAAAAACAAATATGGTTCAGGAATGATTACAGTGCTAGATATTAGCAATAGTATAGTTGTCACAAACGAAGGAAGAGCTGGTATAGAAGTAGGCGATAGCGTTAAGGTGATTAAATTTAATTGTTCGTATTTAAAAGAACAGACAAGTATATTTAATTAA
- a CDS encoding substrate-binding domain-containing protein — protein MKKTLLTLGLSVAVGLSLQAQSLMMATTTSTDNTGLLDYLAPKFEKDTGVALKWVATGTGKALKMGGNCDVDILFVHAPASEKKFIATGFGGDRQQVMYNDFIIIGPKKDPASVNGMTPSTALQTIKDNKSNFFSRGDNSGTNKKELSLWKNAKVDTKEASSWYVQTGQGMLRTINMASEKGGYTMTDRGTWIKYMSQKGENNSMKVVVEGDKLLFNQYSVVSINKEKCSNVKPELAKKFTNWVVSPTTQKTIADFRLLGQALFIPNAKK, from the coding sequence ATGAAGAAAACATTATTAACATTAGGATTATCAGTAGCAGTTGGTTTAAGTTTACAAGCACAATCTTTAATGATGGCTACAACTACAAGTACGGATAATACAGGTTTGTTAGACTATTTAGCTCCAAAATTTGAAAAAGATACTGGAGTAGCTTTAAAATGGGTTGCAACAGGAACTGGAAAAGCTCTAAAAATGGGTGGAAATTGTGATGTTGATATTTTATTTGTTCATGCACCTGCTTCTGAAAAAAAGTTTATTGCAACAGGTTTTGGTGGAGATAGACAACAAGTAATGTACAATGATTTTATTATAATTGGACCAAAAAAAGATCCTGCTTCTGTAAATGGAATGACTCCAAGTACAGCACTTCAAACAATCAAAGACAACAAGTCTAATTTCTTTTCAAGAGGTGACAATTCTGGGACTAATAAAAAAGAACTTTCTTTATGGAAAAATGCAAAAGTGGATACAAAAGAGGCTTCATCTTGGTATGTACAAACTGGTCAAGGAATGTTAAGAACTATTAATATGGCTTCTGAAAAAGGTGGTTATACAATGACAGATAGAGGTACTTGGATTAAGTATATGTCTCAAAAAGGTGAAAATAATAGTATGAAAGTTGTAGTTGAAGGTGACAAGTTATTATTTAACCAATACTCTGTTGTCTCAATTAATAAAGAAAAATGTTCAAATGTAAAACCTGAATTAGCTAAAAAGTTTACAAATTGGGTTGTATCTCCTACTACACAAAAAACTATTGCTGACTTTAGATTGTTAGGTCAAGCACTGTTTATTCCAAATGCTAAAAAATAA
- a CDS encoding DJ-1/PfpI family protein, which produces MNIGIYIYNEAEVLDFSGPFEVFSVASRFLKDKKKFNVCLISENQSLVTARGGYKVSSHYTFENHPPLDVLVVVGGVHTEEVKKIDVIDWIKKQSDSVKLIASVCTGAFLLAEAKIITKQKVTTHWEDIEDLEKDYPSLKIVKDVRWVDEGDIVTSAGISAGIDMSLHLVSKIHGYELAVKTAKQMQFDWSENN; this is translated from the coding sequence ATGAATATTGGTATTTATATTTATAATGAAGCAGAAGTGCTAGATTTTTCAGGTCCTTTTGAAGTATTTTCTGTAGCTTCAAGGTTTTTAAAAGATAAAAAGAAATTTAACGTCTGTTTAATAAGTGAAAATCAGAGTTTAGTAACTGCAAGAGGTGGATATAAGGTAAGTTCTCATTATACTTTTGAAAATCATCCACCTTTAGATGTCTTAGTTGTAGTTGGTGGCGTGCATACAGAAGAAGTAAAAAAAATAGATGTAATAGACTGGATAAAAAAACAATCCGACAGCGTAAAACTTATTGCTTCTGTTTGTACAGGAGCTTTTCTTTTGGCTGAAGCTAAAATAATAACAAAGCAAAAAGTAACAACACATTGGGAAGATATTGAAGATTTGGAAAAAGATTACCCTTCTTTAAAAATAGTTAAAGATGTTAGATGGGTTGATGAAGGAGATATTGTAACTTCTGCAGGAATATCTGCAGGTATTGATATGAGTTTACATCTAGTTTCAAAAATTCATGGTTATGAATTAGCCGTAAAAACAGCAAAACAAATGCAATTTGATTGGAGTGAAAATAATTAA
- a CDS encoding energy-coupling factor ABC transporter ATP-binding protein: MNSLYELSDIEQYYDGRKVLSIDNLTLEENQIIGFFGPNGSGKSTLFSLLSFISKPTSGDIEFNGISNKKIDMETKQSIVMVPQNPYLLKRTVSENITYGLKIRGYKEDLNKKVEEALSLVGLDNSFANRKWSQLSGGEAQRVALAARLILKPKVLILDEPTTGVDTNSAQLIKEAILSAKQKWNTTILISSHDHNWLNHICDRKVALFQGNLVESGSANLLFAPWEKDEYGNLVKFFIDGQFLVIPNSYEKKRDSVLVLDSDNITICKKDCHDMIVETTLIGTITSIQQQHSVEYLLIEVSIGGISFNCRLTREQMQNQSLLPADRVYVNIDVDRVCWI; encoded by the coding sequence ATGAATAGTCTGTATGAACTTAGTGACATAGAACAATACTATGATGGAAGAAAAGTACTTAGTATAGATAATTTAACATTAGAAGAGAATCAGATTATAGGTTTTTTTGGACCGAATGGAAGTGGTAAATCAACACTTTTCTCACTTTTATCTTTTATATCAAAACCAACTAGTGGAGATATCGAATTTAATGGCATCTCAAATAAAAAAATTGATATGGAAACTAAACAAAGTATTGTTATGGTTCCTCAAAATCCATATTTGTTAAAAAGAACAGTCTCTGAAAATATCACGTATGGTTTGAAAATAAGAGGCTATAAAGAAGATTTAAATAAAAAAGTTGAAGAGGCACTAAGTTTAGTAGGTCTTGATAATTCTTTTGCAAATAGAAAATGGAGTCAACTTTCAGGTGGAGAAGCTCAAAGAGTTGCCCTTGCTGCTAGATTGATTTTAAAACCAAAAGTTTTGATACTTGATGAACCAACAACAGGTGTAGATACAAACTCTGCACAACTAATAAAAGAGGCAATTCTCTCTGCAAAACAGAAATGGAATACAACAATACTTATTTCCAGTCATGACCATAATTGGCTTAATCATATATGTGATAGAAAAGTAGCTCTTTTTCAAGGTAATTTAGTTGAAAGTGGAAGTGCAAATCTTTTATTTGCTCCATGGGAAAAAGATGAATATGGAAATTTAGTGAAATTTTTTATTGATGGTCAGTTTTTAGTTATTCCTAATAGTTATGAAAAGAAAAGAGATTCGGTATTAGTTCTTGATTCTGATAATATTACTATATGTAAGAAAGACTGTCATGATATGATAGTAGAAACTACACTAATTGGAACAATAACTTCAATACAACAACAGCATTCTGTAGAATATCTTTTAATAGAGGTCTCTATTGGTGGGATATCATTTAATTGTAGACTAACAAGAGAACAAATGCAAAATCAAAGTCTTTTGCCAGCTGACAGAGTTTATGTAAATATTGATGTTGATAGGGTTTGTTGGATTTAA
- a CDS encoding GNAT family N-acetyltransferase codes for MKVEIATLNDIDKLCDLLTTLFEQEVEFKADKKIQKKALTMIIKNPVQGHILIAKDGDNIVGMLTLLYTISTALGSKVAVLEDMIISKEHQSRGIGTLLVLYAKSFAKENECKRITLLTDFDNIKAHKFYEINGFTKSTMIPFRIVL; via the coding sequence ATGAAAGTTGAAATTGCAACACTTAATGATATAGATAAATTATGTGATTTATTGACAACTCTTTTTGAACAAGAAGTTGAATTCAAAGCAGATAAAAAGATTCAAAAAAAAGCTTTAACTATGATAATAAAAAATCCAGTTCAAGGACATATTTTAATTGCAAAAGACGGTGATAACATCGTGGGAATGTTAACTTTATTATATACAATTTCTACTGCTTTAGGCTCAAAAGTTGCTGTATTAGAGGATATGATTATTTCTAAAGAGCACCAAAGTAGAGGTATTGGTACTTTATTAGTTTTATACGCAAAAAGTTTTGCAAAAGAAAATGAATGTAAAAGAATAACTTTATTAACTGATTTTGACAATATTAAGGCACACAAATTTTATGAAATAAATGGTTTTACTAAATCAACGATGATTCCATTTAGAATTGTACTTTAG